The DNA sequence CCCCGACCCCTCGCTGCTGACCAAACCGCACGCTGACAACGCGGCCACTCCCCAGGCGGCCGGCCTCAGCGCCGACGCGGTGAACAGCGTCCCCGTCCGGGTGGGCGTGACCATCATCGGCGCGATGATCGTCTTCGGGCTCATTCTCGCGGCGAGATCACTCAACCGCCGCCAGGCCTAGCTCTTAGCCGCAGGCCTCAGTCGCCGCCGCGGCCTAGCCACGAAATACCTAGCGCGCCAACAGCTCCAGCTCCGAACGCGGCGAGAACCCCCAGTTTGGAGGACCGCTCGACGGTCTCGACGCGCGTGGTGATGACCACGGGCTCGGGCGGCGGCACATACACAAATGATCGGTTCGCATCGGACGTGGCCGCCCACGCGGTGGCATACAACAACAGGCGGGCCGTGATGTAGGCGAACACCATGATGCCGAGCACCGGACCAAACGTGGAGCCCGCCGGGCCATGCATGATCACGCTCAGATAGATCGAAGCGACCTGTTTGAACAGCTCGAAACCGATCGCCGCGATGAGCCCGGCCCGCACCGCACTCGAGAACGGCAGCCGCTCCCTCGGGAGCCGCGCGATCATCCAGGTGAACAACGCCCACGACAACACGGTCGCTATCGCGATCGTGACGACCTTGAGCAGGACCGCTGGTATGGAGACGTCATGTAGCCCCACCCAGCCGAGTATTCGCAGGATGGTCTTCTCGTTACCGACGACGGTGACCGCGATGGTGAGAGCCAGCGCCACGAACGTTGAGCCCAATGCCACCAAGTCCGACAGCTTGCCTCGCACGAAGCCGTCCGAGTCGTTGGGCTGCTCCCACATGGCGCTGAGCGCCGCGCGCACGTTGGCCATCCACCCCAGCCCGGCCCACGCCGCGGTCGCAAGACCCGCGATACCCAGGCTCGTACGCGAGGCAATGGCCGTATCCATCAGATTGATTAGCTGATTGCCCACCTCACCGGAGATAGCCCCGCTGATGCGGCCACGTAGCTCCGCAATGGTGTCCGGCCGCCTGGACAACACGAAGCCCATCGCCGCGAACCCGAC is a window from the Mycobacteroides salmoniphilum genome containing:
- the yhjD gene encoding inner membrane protein YhjD encodes the protein MVAEDDKPGILDRYRARFPWFDHIMRMQERYQKVNGNFYAAGITYFTVFALFPLMMVGFAAMGFVLSRRPDTIAELRGRISGAISGEVGNQLINLMDTAIASRTSLGIAGLATAAWAGLGWMANVRAALSAMWEQPNDSDGFVRGKLSDLVALGSTFVALALTIAVTVVGNEKTILRILGWVGLHDVSIPAVLLKVVTIAIATVLSWALFTWMIARLPRERLPFSSAVRAGLIAAIGFELFKQVASIYLSVIMHGPAGSTFGPVLGIMVFAYITARLLLYATAWAATSDANRSFVYVPPPEPVVITTRVETVERSSKLGVLAAFGAGAVGALGISWLGRGGD